The following coding sequences lie in one Cyanobacterium sp. Dongsha4 genomic window:
- the ybeY gene encoding rRNA maturation RNase YbeY, with product MAYSLELYLEDLFFTPQNKIPFIKEENWQIYLEKWLNCLDLDFDSTKIYEMTLRLSNDEDIKSFNTQFRDKNQPTDVLSFAALETDFPDFDMDLVTLGDVIISVETAEKQAQLHLHSLEIELLWLASHGFLHLLGWDHPDDESLKEMLNLQKFLLHTIGIESESLNEWCE from the coding sequence ATGGCTTATAGTCTGGAACTTTATTTAGAAGATTTATTTTTCACCCCCCAAAATAAAATACCCTTCATCAAAGAAGAAAATTGGCAAATTTATTTGGAAAAATGGTTAAATTGTCTGGACTTGGATTTCGATTCCACAAAAATCTATGAAATGACTTTAAGACTAAGCAATGATGAGGATATAAAAAGTTTTAATACTCAATTTAGAGACAAAAATCAACCTACAGATGTTTTATCCTTTGCCGCCTTAGAAACTGACTTTCCTGATTTTGATATGGATTTAGTCACATTGGGGGATGTTATTATTTCAGTGGAAACAGCAGAAAAACAAGCCCAACTGCATCTTCATTCTTTAGAGATAGAATTATTATGGTTAGCTAGTCATGGCTTTTTACATTTATTAGGATGGGATCATCCTGACGATGAATCATTAAAAGAAATGCTAAATCTACAAAAATTTTTACTGCACACAATCGGGATTGAATCGGAATCTTTGAACGAATGGTGTGAATAA
- the glyA gene encoding serine hydroxymethyltransferase, which yields MSKTNLEFLADTDPAIAEIIANELQRQRGHLELIASENFTSPAVMAAQGSVLTNKYAEGLPGKRYYGGCKFVDQAEDLAIERAKQLFGAAMANVQPHSGAQANFAVFLTLLNPGDKIMGMDLSHGGHLTHGSPVNVSGKWFEVCQYGVSKETERLDYDQIRELALKERPKLIICGYSAYPRIIDFEKFSAIADEVGAYLLADIAHIAGLVATGHHPNPVPHCDVVTTTTHKTLRGPRGGLILTRDAELGKKLNKSVFPGTQGGPLEHVIAGKAVAFGEALKPEFKTYCGQVITNSKALGNQLVNRGFKLVSGGSDNHLNLVDLRSIGMTGKVADQLLGEISITANKNTVPFDPESPFVTSGIRLGTPAETTRGLKEEDFTEVANIIADCLLNPDDADMKANCINRVEALCDRYPLYPHLQIPVPALA from the coding sequence GTGAGTAAAACTAACTTAGAATTTTTAGCCGACACAGATCCAGCTATAGCGGAAATTATTGCTAATGAATTACAAAGACAAAGAGGACATTTAGAGTTAATTGCTAGTGAAAATTTTACCTCTCCTGCGGTAATGGCGGCACAAGGTTCTGTTTTAACCAATAAGTATGCGGAAGGTTTACCGGGTAAACGCTACTATGGTGGTTGTAAATTCGTTGATCAAGCGGAAGATTTAGCCATTGAAAGAGCAAAACAGTTATTTGGTGCGGCAATGGCAAACGTGCAACCCCATTCAGGCGCACAGGCTAATTTTGCTGTATTTTTAACTCTGCTTAACCCTGGCGATAAAATCATGGGCATGGATTTGTCTCACGGTGGACATTTAACTCATGGTTCTCCTGTTAATGTTTCTGGTAAATGGTTTGAGGTGTGTCAATACGGTGTAAGTAAAGAAACTGAACGCCTTGACTATGATCAAATTCGTGAGTTAGCTTTAAAAGAACGTCCTAAGTTAATTATCTGCGGTTATTCGGCTTATCCTCGTATTATCGATTTTGAAAAATTTAGTGCGATCGCGGATGAAGTGGGAGCGTATTTATTAGCAGACATTGCTCACATTGCAGGATTAGTAGCTACAGGACATCATCCCAACCCAGTACCTCATTGTGATGTAGTTACCACCACCACCCATAAAACCCTCAGAGGACCTCGTGGAGGCTTAATTTTGACCCGTGATGCGGAATTAGGTAAAAAATTAAATAAATCTGTTTTCCCCGGCACTCAAGGCGGTCCTTTAGAACACGTAATTGCAGGTAAAGCAGTGGCTTTTGGTGAAGCCTTAAAACCTGAGTTTAAAACCTATTGCGGACAAGTTATCACCAATTCTAAAGCATTGGGTAATCAGTTGGTAAATAGAGGGTTTAAGTTAGTTTCTGGCGGTAGTGATAATCACCTCAATTTAGTAGATTTACGCTCTATCGGTATGACTGGAAAAGTGGCGGATCAACTTTTAGGAGAAATCAGCATTACTGCCAACAAAAATACTGTACCTTTTGATCCTGAATCTCCTTTTGTCACCAGTGGTATTCGTTTGGGAACTCCAGCAGAAACTACTAGAGGTTTAAAAGAAGAAGATTTCACCGAAGTAGCTAATATTATCGCTGATTGTTTACTCAATCCTGATGATGCAGATATGAAAGCTAACTGTATTAATAGAGTAGAGGCGTTGTGCGATCGCTATCCTCTTTATCCTCATTTACAGATTCCTGTACCTGCTTTAGCTTAA